A single Saccharolobus shibatae B12 DNA region contains:
- a CDS encoding alpha/beta hydrolase: protein MPIRIYYPDDKRGHPIVLHFHGGAWILGSIETEDSVSRILANSCNCIVISVDYRLAPEHKFPAAVTDCFDSTKWAYENAENIGGDKNRIAVFGISAGGNLAAVTSILSRDRGMKLRAQALVVPFVYLDLASRSMTEYRKGYFLDINVPVDYGIRMYIRDEKDILNPMFVPLITEDLSNLPQAIVVTAEFDPLRDQGEAYASISGKFLDLNFI, encoded by the coding sequence ATACCTATAAGAATATATTATCCAGATGATAAACGAGGCCATCCTATTGTTCTCCATTTTCATGGTGGGGCATGGATTTTAGGAAGTATCGAAACTGAGGATAGCGTTTCTAGAATATTAGCTAATTCTTGTAACTGCATAGTTATTTCAGTTGATTACAGACTAGCTCCAGAACATAAGTTTCCCGCAGCCGTGACTGACTGCTTCGATTCGACAAAATGGGCTTATGAAAACGCTGAAAATATAGGTGGAGATAAAAATCGGATCGCAGTTTTCGGTATCAGTGCGGGAGGCAACTTGGCTGCTGTCACATCTATTCTTTCCAGAGATCGTGGGATGAAATTAAGGGCACAAGCGCTTGTAGTTCCGTTCGTCTATCTAGATTTAGCCTCTAGATCAATGACTGAGTATAGAAAAGGTTATTTCTTGGACATTAACGTACCAGTAGATTACGGAATAAGAATGTACATAAGAGACGAGAAGGACATTCTTAATCCCATGTTCGTCCCTTTAATTACAGAAGATCTTTCAAACTTACCACAAGCTATAGTTGTGACTGCAGAGTTTGATCCTCTAAGAGATCAAGGAGAGGCTTACGCTAGTATTTCCGGAAAGTTCTTAGACCTCAATTTTATCTAA
- a CDS encoding alpha/beta fold hydrolase: MYEEWKIVKSESPILGNEQLVENIWKMKREGSTYDVISLHKVNLRDGGNEAILVLPGTWSSGEQLVTISWHGIYYTTPDFKKSIVLYLARNGFNVYTIDYRTHYVPPFLKDKQLSFMANWGWSTWINDIKEVVSFIKRNSNQERIFLAGESFGGGAALNYSSLYWRDDIKGLILLDGGPVKHGIRPRFYTPEVSSIEEMEAKGIYAIPSRGGPNNPIWAYALANPDMPSPDPKYKTISDFLMDSLYISGSANPYDYPYSKKEDVFPILASFDPYWPYRLSLERGLKFDYKGILVPTIAFFSERFGLQVFDSERLPPNSEVISLKGYGHLDVYTGENSEKDVNSIVLKWLSQQH; encoded by the coding sequence ATGTATGAAGAATGGAAAATTGTAAAAAGTGAGTCCCCAATCTTAGGTAATGAACAGCTTGTAGAGAACATATGGAAGATGAAGAGAGAAGGTTCTACATATGATGTCATATCCCTTCACAAGGTAAATTTAAGAGATGGTGGTAATGAGGCTATACTAGTTCTTCCCGGTACATGGTCAAGCGGGGAACAATTGGTAACCATAAGTTGGCATGGTATATATTATACAACACCAGACTTCAAAAAATCTATTGTACTTTATCTAGCAAGAAACGGATTTAACGTTTACACAATTGACTATAGAACCCACTATGTTCCTCCATTTCTTAAAGATAAGCAACTCTCCTTTATGGCTAATTGGGGATGGAGTACGTGGATCAACGATATTAAAGAGGTAGTTAGTTTCATTAAACGGAATTCCAATCAAGAAAGAATATTTTTAGCTGGAGAGAGTTTTGGAGGTGGAGCAGCTCTAAACTATTCCTCCCTATATTGGAGGGATGACATTAAAGGACTAATATTGTTAGATGGAGGTCCAGTTAAGCATGGTATTAGACCAAGGTTCTATACTCCAGAAGTAAGTAGCATTGAAGAAATGGAAGCTAAAGGTATTTACGCTATACCCAGTAGAGGAGGGCCAAATAACCCTATCTGGGCTTACGCATTAGCAAATCCAGATATGCCAAGTCCAGATCCCAAATATAAGACTATAAGTGATTTCTTAATGGATAGTTTGTACATAAGTGGATCAGCTAATCCTTACGATTATCCATATTCTAAAAAAGAAGATGTGTTCCCAATTTTAGCTTCTTTCGACCCTTACTGGCCATATAGATTAAGTCTAGAAAGAGGGTTGAAATTTGACTATAAGGGAATACTTGTACCCACTATAGCATTTTTCAGCGAAAGGTTCGGTCTTCAAGTCTTTGACAGCGAGAGATTACCTCCAAATAGTGAAGTCATCTCGTTGAAGGGATATGGACATTTGGATGTGTACACTGGGGAAAACAGTGAAAAAGACGTTAACTCCATAGTGTTAAAGTGGTTGTCGCAACAACATTAA
- a CDS encoding MBL fold metallo-hydrolase, giving the protein MEVQYKFERISDNVYAFIQPNGDWFLSNAGVIIGKKYAIVVDSLTNEKMTKQFISEIRKVTDKPIKYLINTHEHEDHLWTNHLFPNAITICHKNCREKVVEGMKRGANPYEKLFSTIDFSGYKYTPQEVVIDNEMRIFIDDEEVRIAYVGYAHTISDIYVYVPNKKVIFTGDLLFSPPCTPFALMGYIQGYINTLENLANLNAEVYVPGHGEVSYDRKTLYESRDYLIFVRDEARKLMKSIDDPIRAAYEVNLGKYEEWISKERIIGNLARAYSELKGNPPASKLENIDKILVEMVKYREKKGGIK; this is encoded by the coding sequence ATGGAAGTTCAATATAAGTTCGAAAGGATAAGTGATAACGTATACGCTTTCATTCAACCTAATGGTGATTGGTTCTTAAGCAATGCTGGGGTAATAATTGGTAAAAAATACGCTATAGTAGTGGATTCATTAACGAATGAGAAAATGACTAAACAATTCATTTCTGAAATAAGGAAAGTAACAGATAAGCCAATAAAGTATTTGATAAATACTCATGAACATGAAGACCATTTGTGGACTAATCACTTATTCCCTAACGCAATAACCATTTGCCATAAGAATTGTAGGGAGAAGGTAGTAGAGGGAATGAAGAGAGGGGCTAATCCCTACGAGAAGTTATTTAGCACAATAGATTTTTCGGGCTATAAATACACTCCCCAAGAAGTAGTAATTGATAATGAGATGAGAATATTTATTGATGATGAGGAAGTTAGAATAGCGTACGTTGGCTACGCGCATACGATTAGTGACATCTACGTCTATGTTCCTAATAAAAAGGTTATATTTACTGGTGACCTCCTCTTTTCTCCACCTTGTACTCCATTTGCGTTAATGGGTTACATTCAAGGATATATAAATACGTTAGAGAACCTAGCTAATCTTAACGCAGAGGTTTATGTTCCTGGCCACGGTGAGGTAAGTTATGATAGAAAAACCTTGTATGAATCAAGGGATTACTTAATCTTTGTGAGGGATGAGGCTAGAAAACTGATGAAGAGTATTGATGATCCTATTAGAGCTGCCTATGAAGTAAATTTAGGCAAATATGAGGAGTGGATAAGTAAGGAAAGGATAATTGGAAATTTGGCTAGAGCTTATAGCGAGTTGAAGGGAAATCCTCCAGCCTCAAAATTGGAGAATATTGATAAAATATTAGTAGAGATGGTTAAATATAGGGAAAAGAAAGGTGGAATAAAGTAA
- a CDS encoding fumarylacetoacetate hydrolase family protein, producing MKLLSFVKDNRVRSGVLVNDELVADLNTSCYLMLMEKGEDEQFVERYCQAIVPPDMLGVLQAGDRGLEMVKEILEWAKKRNEVLYNINHVKLKAPLLRANMLRDFLAFKGHVEATYRRRGQPIPEEWFKIPIYYKGDPAIFYGHLEEVPWPKYSNHVDIELEIAAIIYKKGKDIDKRKAKDYILGFAIFNDFSARDIQMAEMKGLLGPAKGKDFANGLGPWIVTKDELSDIKGLRVYAKINDEIWCDTRAEDMQWTFEEMIEYVSQDEHIRPGDVFGSGTVSGCTGLDIGKSLKPNSSIELYVEKIGILKNVIAKNQ from the coding sequence ATGAAACTACTAAGTTTCGTTAAGGATAATAGGGTAAGAAGTGGTGTTTTGGTTAACGATGAGCTTGTGGCAGATCTTAATACCTCTTGTTATCTAATGCTAATGGAGAAAGGGGAGGATGAACAGTTTGTGGAGAGGTATTGCCAAGCTATTGTTCCTCCAGATATGCTAGGTGTTCTTCAAGCGGGAGATAGGGGATTGGAAATGGTCAAGGAAATTTTGGAGTGGGCAAAAAAGAGAAATGAGGTTCTTTATAATATTAATCATGTTAAGCTAAAGGCCCCATTATTAAGGGCGAATATGTTAAGGGATTTCTTAGCATTTAAAGGTCACGTTGAGGCTACTTATAGGAGAAGAGGACAGCCTATTCCTGAAGAATGGTTCAAGATACCTATTTATTACAAGGGAGATCCAGCAATATTTTATGGTCATTTAGAGGAAGTACCTTGGCCGAAGTATTCTAATCACGTTGATATAGAATTGGAAATAGCAGCCATAATATATAAGAAAGGTAAGGATATTGATAAAAGAAAAGCAAAGGATTACATACTAGGTTTTGCAATTTTCAATGATTTTAGTGCGAGAGATATACAAATGGCTGAAATGAAAGGTTTGTTAGGGCCAGCTAAGGGTAAAGACTTCGCCAATGGATTGGGTCCTTGGATAGTTACTAAGGACGAGTTATCAGACATTAAGGGGTTAAGAGTTTACGCTAAAATTAATGACGAAATCTGGTGTGATACTAGGGCAGAGGACATGCAATGGACTTTTGAAGAAATGATAGAATATGTCTCACAAGACGAACACATTAGGCCTGGCGATGTTTTCGGTAGTGGTACTGTAAGTGGATGTACTGGATTAGATATAGGTAAATCGTTAAAGCCAAATAGTAGTATAGAACTTTATGTGGAAAAAATAGGTATTCTGAAAAATGTTATAGCAAAAAATCAATAG
- a CDS encoding alpha/beta hydrolase yields MPLDPQAKDLLTKINSLLPTTPLTPQEFRKVRNELFVNLFNKEKVELNDIRDMTIPGSNGNIKVRVYFPSLKENLPAVVYYHGGGFVYGNLDTHDSVCRLISKLSNTIVVSVDYRLAPEHKFPTQVYEAYEVVKWLANNGGKLSIDTSKIAVAGDSAGGNLSAVVSILDRDNKDNIVKYQVLIYPVVNMLDSSPSIYNYGDGYFLTYERILWYNKQYVKDDNDYYNPLASPMLANLHNLPPALVITAEYDPLRDQGEIYAHKLKMSGVKAISLRYNGMIHGFMSFYEYLDAGREAIHHITASIRKIFNY; encoded by the coding sequence ATGCCACTGGATCCTCAAGCTAAAGATCTCCTAACTAAAATAAATTCGCTATTACCTACAACTCCTCTAACACCACAAGAGTTCAGAAAAGTCAGAAATGAACTTTTTGTCAATTTGTTTAATAAAGAGAAAGTTGAACTGAATGATATTCGTGATATGACTATCCCAGGAAGTAATGGGAACATAAAAGTTAGAGTCTATTTTCCAAGCCTAAAGGAAAACCTACCAGCTGTAGTGTATTATCATGGAGGAGGTTTCGTTTATGGGAACTTAGATACTCATGATAGTGTATGTAGGCTAATTTCGAAGTTATCAAATACGATAGTAGTTTCGGTGGATTATAGATTAGCTCCAGAACATAAATTCCCTACACAAGTTTATGAAGCTTATGAGGTTGTTAAGTGGTTGGCTAATAATGGAGGAAAGTTATCAATAGATACGTCAAAAATTGCAGTTGCCGGTGATAGTGCAGGAGGCAATTTGTCTGCAGTAGTTAGCATTCTTGATAGAGATAATAAGGATAACATTGTGAAGTATCAAGTTTTAATATACCCCGTAGTTAACATGTTAGATTCCTCTCCCTCAATATATAATTACGGTGATGGCTATTTTCTAACCTATGAGAGAATTTTATGGTACAATAAGCAGTATGTTAAGGATGATAATGACTATTATAATCCTTTAGCCTCACCTATGCTCGCTAATCTACATAATCTTCCTCCCGCGTTGGTAATAACTGCTGAGTATGATCCCTTAAGAGATCAAGGGGAAATTTATGCTCATAAATTGAAGATGAGTGGGGTAAAGGCAATAAGCTTAAGATATAACGGCATGATTCACGGTTTCATGAGCTTTTACGAATATTTAGATGCGGGAAGAGAGGCAATACATCATATTACCGCATCTATTAGAAAAATATTTAACTATTGA
- a CDS encoding phosphotriesterase family protein has translation MRIPLVGKEPIEAKNMGFTLIHEHLRVFSEAVRFQWPHLYNEEEEFRNAVNEIKKIIQFGVKTIVDPTVMGLGRDIRFMERVVKATGINLVAGTGIYIYVDLPFYFLNRSIEEIADLFIHDIKEGIQGTSNKAGFIKIAADEPGITKDVEKVIRAAAITHKETKVPIITHSNAHNNTGLEQQRILVEEGVDPGKILIGHLGDTDNTDYIKKIADKGSFIGLDRYGLDLFLPVDKRNETTLKLIKDGYSDRIMISHDYCCTIDWGTARPELKPKLAPRWSMTLIFEDTIPFLKKNGVSEEIIDIIFKENPKKFFS, from the coding sequence ATGAGAATACCTTTAGTTGGGAAGGAACCAATAGAAGCTAAGAATATGGGATTTACGCTCATACATGAACATCTAAGAGTTTTCAGTGAGGCTGTTAGATTTCAATGGCCACATCTATACAACGAGGAAGAAGAATTTAGAAACGCTGTGAACGAAATTAAGAAAATAATACAATTTGGAGTTAAGACTATAGTGGATCCTACGGTAATGGGATTGGGAAGGGACATTAGATTTATGGAGAGAGTAGTTAAGGCTACTGGAATAAATTTAGTTGCAGGGACTGGGATTTACATATATGTTGACTTACCGTTCTATTTCTTAAATAGATCAATTGAGGAAATAGCTGATCTATTTATTCATGATATAAAAGAGGGAATACAAGGTACTTCTAACAAGGCTGGTTTCATAAAGATAGCTGCAGATGAACCAGGGATCACTAAAGATGTGGAGAAGGTAATAAGAGCTGCTGCCATAACCCATAAGGAGACTAAAGTGCCCATAATTACGCACTCTAACGCCCACAATAACACTGGATTGGAACAGCAGAGGATATTAGTGGAAGAAGGTGTTGACCCAGGGAAGATATTGATAGGTCATTTGGGCGATACTGATAATACGGATTATATAAAGAAGATAGCAGATAAGGGATCCTTTATCGGATTAGATAGATATGGTTTGGATTTGTTCTTACCAGTTGATAAGAGAAATGAAACAACATTGAAACTAATCAAGGATGGTTACTCTGATAGGATAATGATTTCACATGACTATTGTTGCACAATTGACTGGGGGACTGCTAGACCAGAGCTTAAACCTAAACTTGCTCCAAGATGGAGTATGACTCTGATATTTGAGGATACCATACCGTTCTTAAAGAAAAATGGAGTGAGTGAGGAGATTATAGATATAATATTCAAGGAGAATCCGAAAAAATTCTTCAGCTAA
- a CDS encoding long-chain fatty acid--CoA ligase, translating into MNQSVPSDRPWFKYWPSKLPKTLDYPEVPLFNIIEVSSQRYPNKIAVIYYGNRITYRELWESIIRFSSFLSNELKVRKGDRIAIFMPNSVQWIIAYFGILRANAILVPINPLLAEDEINYILRDSGSVGVVTLSSYLSKVIKAKENSQVKWVIAGRFKDYLPEQPEIRVHPLMQREPELSGDAIYWKETLRNNYNPPPVEVNAEDIAVIPYTSGTTGVPKGCVHTHSTIWPTVLGSVVWNMLTPSAVVLSSLPIFHVTGFVHSVNAPLYTGSTMVLLSIWDREAALDAIEKYKVTHWTNISTMVVDLLTTPGIEKRDLSSLILVGGGGAPMPEAVAKRLKELTGLDYVEGYGLTETMSQTHVNPPQRPKLQCLGIPHFGVDALIIDPSTGEVLPPNREGEIVVRCPSLFKGYWNKEEETRKSFITVNGLEYFRTGDLGYMDEEGYFFIMDRIKRMINRAGYKVWPTKVENKLYQHPAVLEACVVATPDPRTNEEVKAYIVLKPEYKGKITAEDIREWCKQHMSAYEYPRVIEFVDSLPKSGSGKILWRVLQEKEKGITNK; encoded by the coding sequence ATGAATCAAAGTGTACCATCTGATAGACCTTGGTTTAAATATTGGCCATCTAAGTTGCCTAAGACATTGGATTACCCAGAGGTTCCCCTATTCAATATTATAGAGGTCTCCTCACAGAGGTATCCCAATAAGATTGCTGTAATATATTACGGCAATAGAATAACGTATAGGGAATTGTGGGAAAGCATAATTAGATTTTCATCATTTCTATCTAATGAACTTAAAGTTAGGAAAGGGGATAGAATAGCAATATTTATGCCTAACTCAGTACAATGGATTATAGCCTATTTCGGAATTCTTAGGGCTAATGCGATATTGGTTCCAATAAATCCATTATTGGCAGAAGACGAGATTAACTACATACTTAGGGACTCTGGTTCGGTTGGAGTAGTCACCTTATCATCTTACCTCAGTAAGGTTATTAAGGCTAAAGAAAATAGTCAAGTTAAATGGGTTATAGCGGGTAGGTTTAAGGATTATCTTCCAGAACAACCAGAAATAAGGGTACATCCATTGATGCAGAGGGAGCCAGAGTTAAGTGGTGATGCAATCTATTGGAAGGAAACTCTAAGAAACAATTATAATCCTCCACCAGTTGAGGTGAACGCTGAGGATATTGCTGTAATCCCATATACCTCGGGGACAACTGGAGTACCAAAGGGATGTGTCCACACGCATTCAACCATATGGCCAACAGTTTTGGGATCAGTCGTTTGGAACATGTTAACGCCTTCGGCAGTGGTCTTATCATCCTTACCCATATTTCACGTTACCGGCTTCGTTCATAGTGTAAACGCCCCATTATACACTGGTAGTACAATGGTTTTACTATCTATTTGGGATAGAGAAGCAGCATTGGATGCAATAGAGAAGTATAAAGTTACCCATTGGACTAACATTTCCACTATGGTTGTAGATTTATTAACAACGCCGGGTATAGAAAAGAGGGACTTGAGTTCCCTAATTTTAGTAGGCGGAGGAGGCGCGCCAATGCCCGAGGCTGTCGCCAAGAGGCTGAAAGAGTTAACTGGTTTAGATTATGTAGAGGGTTACGGATTAACTGAAACAATGTCTCAAACTCACGTCAATCCCCCGCAAAGACCTAAGTTGCAGTGTTTAGGGATTCCACATTTTGGAGTTGACGCTTTGATTATCGATCCATCAACAGGTGAAGTGCTCCCGCCCAATAGGGAAGGAGAAATAGTCGTAAGGTGTCCTAGTCTATTTAAGGGCTATTGGAATAAGGAAGAAGAGACTAGGAAGTCGTTTATAACTGTTAATGGTTTAGAGTATTTTAGAACTGGTGATCTTGGATACATGGATGAAGAAGGGTATTTCTTCATCATGGATAGGATAAAGAGAATGATAAATAGAGCAGGGTATAAGGTATGGCCAACTAAGGTAGAAAACAAACTTTATCAGCATCCGGCAGTTTTAGAAGCGTGTGTAGTTGCGACACCAGATCCGAGAACTAATGAGGAAGTTAAGGCGTATATAGTATTAAAACCAGAATATAAGGGGAAGATAACTGCAGAAGATATAAGGGAATGGTGTAAACAACACATGAGCGCTTATGAATATCCCAGGGTTATAGAGTTTGTTGATTCATTACCAAAGAGCGGATCAGGTAAAATATTGTGGAGGGTACTTCAAGAGAAAGAGAAGGGAATCACTAACAAATAG
- a CDS encoding CoxG family protein: protein MDFKGIFEVKKKINAVKEFLTNPNQFAECLPGLQSYEVMNNTFKANFKLDVSQMKIPHMSTLTALITANILEKENGVEINGNGRSAGVGIKFSIVMGLEEGEEVTRVSWFAKVDLGMLSKLLGEDNIRRIAEPNISHIINCISSKLS from the coding sequence ATGGATTTTAAGGGAATTTTTGAGGTAAAGAAAAAGATAAACGCAGTTAAGGAATTCTTAACTAATCCTAACCAGTTTGCCGAATGCCTCCCTGGATTACAGAGCTATGAGGTAATGAATAATACATTTAAAGCGAATTTCAAGCTAGATGTGTCGCAAATGAAAATACCCCATATGAGCACATTAACTGCCTTAATAACTGCCAATATTCTTGAGAAAGAGAATGGTGTAGAGATAAACGGTAATGGTAGATCTGCTGGGGTGGGAATAAAGTTTAGTATCGTCATGGGATTAGAGGAAGGTGAGGAAGTTACTAGAGTGAGTTGGTTTGCCAAGGTAGATCTTGGAATGTTATCTAAACTTTTAGGGGAGGACAACATTAGAAGGATAGCCGAGCCCAACATAAGCCATATAATTAACTGTATTTCTTCAAAATTATCATGA
- a CDS encoding FAD-dependent oxidoreductase, producing MEIKSTVTVIGGGISGLFTALDLALRGIDTILVERGDIGSGTSGKFHGLLHSGARYAITDPESARECIQENKIISKIAPHAVKDTGGVFLGITNDDLQFSESFMKALKEVGIEHKVVDVNEVLQSEPFINRDTKLAIWVPDKVVYGYDLMASVAVTASLNGAKILTYNEVVEFIREKDSVKGVKVFDKINNTTNVIKSDYIVNTAGPWSFKIIRMAGLEEIPIMPTAGIMAVFDQRVNNMVINRLRPPSDGDIVVPYADSSILGTTATIIEDPDNFTISDEDINMLVSEGAYLIPKLKEMKVVRSYASIRPLIRSDVSAREATRDFRLVDHEKENGLRGLVSVIGGKFTTGRLVGERVADLVSSKLGIKSVSKTAMTNLISPLDINLLDYAERIGIPKVVVKSILDRKGSLDEERYSSSLYILLSLISRGKI from the coding sequence ATGGAGATTAAATCTACAGTAACAGTAATTGGAGGAGGAATCAGCGGTTTATTTACTGCCTTAGATTTAGCGTTAAGGGGAATTGACACAATATTGGTAGAAAGAGGCGATATAGGTTCTGGAACTTCTGGAAAATTTCACGGACTTCTTCATAGTGGGGCTAGATATGCGATAACTGATCCCGAATCCGCTAGGGAGTGTATTCAAGAGAATAAGATAATATCGAAAATTGCTCCTCATGCAGTGAAAGATACTGGTGGAGTATTTCTCGGCATTACTAATGATGACCTACAATTCTCTGAATCTTTTATGAAAGCGTTAAAAGAAGTTGGAATCGAACACAAAGTCGTGGACGTTAATGAGGTGTTACAGAGTGAACCCTTTATTAATAGGGATACAAAGCTGGCGATTTGGGTTCCCGACAAAGTAGTTTATGGTTACGACCTAATGGCTAGCGTTGCAGTTACAGCGTCGTTAAACGGAGCTAAGATTTTAACGTATAATGAGGTAGTAGAGTTCATAAGGGAAAAAGATAGTGTTAAGGGAGTTAAGGTTTTCGACAAAATAAACAATACTACTAACGTAATAAAATCCGACTATATAGTTAATACAGCAGGACCTTGGTCCTTCAAAATTATAAGGATGGCTGGTTTAGAGGAAATACCAATAATGCCAACTGCGGGAATTATGGCAGTCTTTGACCAAAGGGTTAATAACATGGTCATTAATAGATTGAGACCACCCTCTGATGGAGACATAGTTGTACCATACGCTGATTCGTCAATTCTAGGAACTACAGCTACAATTATTGAGGATCCAGATAACTTCACCATCTCAGATGAAGATATTAATATGTTAGTAAGTGAGGGAGCTTACCTAATACCAAAATTAAAGGAAATGAAGGTAGTTAGATCTTATGCCTCCATAAGACCTTTAATTAGAAGTGATGTCTCTGCAAGAGAGGCTACGAGGGATTTTAGATTAGTTGATCACGAAAAAGAAAATGGGTTAAGAGGATTAGTATCCGTAATTGGCGGTAAGTTTACAACTGGTAGACTAGTTGGAGAAAGAGTAGCTGATTTAGTCTCTTCTAAGCTAGGCATAAAGAGCGTGAGTAAAACTGCAATGACTAACCTGATTAGCCCTCTAGATATTAATCTATTAGATTACGCTGAAAGGATTGGGATACCTAAAGTAGTGGTGAAGAGTATTTTAGATAGGAAAGGATCCTTAGATGAGGAAAGGTATTCAAGTTCGCTATATATTCTTTTATCACTAATTTCTAGGGGGAAGATATAG
- the glpK gene encoding glycerol kinase GlpK, with amino-acid sequence MSNNFILAIDEGTTSARAIIYNQDLEIVGIGQHEFPQHYPQPGYVEHNPHEIWNAQMLAIKEAIEKAKIEAKQITGIGVTNQRETTILWDVKSGKPIYNAIVWQDRRTSNITDWLKANYFRMIKDKTGLVPDPYFSGSKIKWMLDNVPNAREKAKRGEIKFGTIDTYLIWKLTNGKVHVTDYSNASRTMLFNINKLEWDREILELLKIPESVLPDVKPSSQIYGYIEILGSSIPISGDAGDQQAALFGQIAYEVGEVKSTYGTGSFILMNIGNNPIFSENILTTIAWGIEDKKVTYALEGSVFITGAAVQWFRDGLRAIDVSDEIEPLAASTPDTGGVYFVPAFVGLGAPYWDPYARGLIIGITRGTTKAHIARAILESIAYQTRDVIEVMEKDSGIKINVLKVDGGAAKDNLLMQFQADILGIKVVRPRIMETTSMGVAMLAGLAVDYWNSLEELKQKWKIDKEFIPSMSEREREKRYKAWKEAVKRSMGWEKSLGSE; translated from the coding sequence ATGTCTAATAACTTCATCCTGGCAATAGATGAGGGAACAACAAGTGCTAGGGCAATAATCTACAATCAAGATTTGGAAATAGTAGGAATAGGTCAACACGAGTTCCCTCAACATTATCCACAGCCAGGGTATGTGGAACATAACCCCCATGAGATATGGAATGCACAAATGCTGGCCATAAAGGAGGCGATAGAAAAGGCAAAGATTGAGGCTAAGCAGATTACCGGAATTGGAGTGACCAATCAGAGGGAGACTACAATACTGTGGGATGTAAAAAGTGGAAAGCCAATTTACAACGCGATAGTTTGGCAAGATAGGAGAACTTCTAATATAACGGATTGGCTAAAGGCAAATTACTTTAGGATGATTAAGGATAAAACGGGGCTAGTTCCAGACCCTTATTTTAGCGGATCTAAGATAAAGTGGATGTTGGATAATGTCCCTAATGCAAGGGAGAAGGCTAAAAGAGGGGAAATAAAGTTTGGAACCATAGACACATATCTAATATGGAAATTAACTAATGGTAAGGTCCATGTAACTGATTATTCAAACGCCTCAAGAACTATGTTATTCAATATAAATAAACTCGAATGGGATAGGGAAATTTTAGAATTATTGAAAATTCCCGAGAGTGTATTACCAGACGTAAAACCCTCCAGTCAGATTTATGGATATATCGAAATTTTGGGATCCTCAATTCCAATATCTGGAGATGCGGGAGATCAACAAGCAGCACTGTTTGGGCAAATAGCCTATGAAGTGGGTGAAGTAAAGTCAACTTATGGTACAGGAAGCTTTATCTTAATGAATATAGGCAATAATCCAATTTTCTCGGAGAATATCCTAACTACCATAGCCTGGGGTATAGAGGATAAAAAGGTCACATATGCTTTGGAGGGGAGCGTATTTATAACTGGTGCAGCCGTACAGTGGTTTAGAGATGGGTTAAGAGCGATAGACGTATCTGATGAGATTGAACCATTAGCTGCAAGTACACCAGATACGGGTGGGGTTTATTTTGTACCTGCATTTGTTGGTCTAGGAGCTCCATATTGGGATCCATATGCTAGGGGGTTGATAATAGGTATTACAAGAGGTACTACAAAGGCTCATATAGCTAGGGCAATACTGGAATCAATTGCATACCAAACTAGAGATGTAATAGAAGTAATGGAGAAGGATTCGGGAATTAAAATAAATGTACTCAAGGTTGACGGTGGGGCAGCTAAGGACAATTTACTGATGCAATTTCAGGCAGATATTCTGGGAATAAAGGTAGTAAGGCCAAGGATTATGGAAACTACATCCATGGGTGTAGCAATGTTAGCGGGTTTAGCAGTAGATTATTGGAATTCACTTGAGGAATTAAAACAAAAGTGGAAGATCGACAAGGAATTTATTCCGTCAATGAGTGAAAGGGAGAGAGAAAAACGATACAAAGCATGGAAAGAGGCTGTGAAGAGATCAATGGGATGGGAAAAGTCATTAGGTAGTGAGTGA